From the genome of Miscanthus floridulus cultivar M001 chromosome 10, ASM1932011v1, whole genome shotgun sequence, one region includes:
- the LOC136484990 gene encoding two pore potassium channel b-like: protein MEENGVQQHLLHDGDRSKMPPPGRARRFRRCQTALSHNAEQGSILLRQNMSRKGASGTLPPVPPNGLITGARPRFWLVGILLLAYLLAGTAAFYLSMDDMSGDRSGNRALDALYFCVVTMTTVGYGDIVPSSDVAKLLACVFAFAGVALVGAFLSKAADYLVEKQEALVFRAVHLNHADDPKSLRDMEANKVRYKLYTATGLLAVVLASGMAFLMKVEGMRLVDAFYCVCATVTTLGYGDRSFSSTAGRAFAAAWITVSTLVVALFFLYAAELAAERRQRELAHWVLTRRTTSMDLEAADLDGDHRVSAAEFALYKLKELGKISQEEIAEFLEEFDVLDVDHSGTLSSHDLAVAQPG from the coding sequence ATGGAGGAGAACGGCGTTCAGCAACACCTGTTACATGACGGCGACCGTTCTAAGATGCCGCCGCCGGGAAGGGCGAGAAGGTTCCGGCGCTGCCAGACGGCGCTGTCTCACAACGCCGAGCAAGGATCCATTCTCCTGAGGCAGAACATGAGTCGGAAGGGCGCCAGCGGCACCTTGCCGCCGGTGCCGCCCAATGGGCTGATCACCGGTGCGCGGCCGAGGTTCTGGCTCGTGGGCATCCTcctgctcgcctacctcctcgccGGGACCGCCGCGTTCTACCTTTCCATGGACGACATGTCCGGTGACCGCAGCGGCAACCGCGCGCTGGACGCGCTCTACTTCTGCGTGGTCACAATGACCACCGTCGGGTACGGCGACATCGTCCCGTCCAGCGACGTCGCCAAGCTGCTTGCCTGCGTCTTCGCCTTCGCCGGCGTGGCCCTGGTTGGAGCCTTCCTTAGCAAGGCCGCCGACTACCTTGTCGAGAAGcaggaggcgctcgtcttccgcgCGGTGCACCTTAACCACGCCGACGACCCCAAGTCGCTGCGGGACATGGAGGCCAACAAGGTCCGCTACAAGCTCTACACCGCCACCGGCCTCCTTGCCGTAGTCCTCGCGTCCGGGATGGCGTTCCTGATGAAGGTCGAAGGGATGCGCCTCGTGGACGCGTTCTACTGTGTGTGCGCAACGGTAACCACGCTTGGGTACGGCGACCGCAGCTTCTCGTCGACGGCCGGGCGCGCGTTCGCAGCTGCGTGGATCACCGTGAGCACGTTGGTGGTGGCGCTGTTCTTCCTGTACGCGGCGGAGCTGGCCGCGGAGCGGCGGCAGAGGGAGCTGGCGCATTGGGTGctcactcggcggactaccagcatggacctcgaggcgGCGGACCTCGACGGCGACCACAGGGTCAGCGCCGCAGAGTTTGCGCTGTACAAGCTCAAGGAGCTGGGGAAGATCAGCCAAGAGGAGATCGCAGAGTTCCTGGAGGAGTTCGACGTGCTCGACGTCGACCACTCTGGCACCCTCTCGTCGCACGACCTGGCCGTCGCACAGCCCGGATAG
- the LOC136488968 gene encoding uncharacterized protein translates to MAGEVWVLDIVWHVLLLAPNAVVSFWSSWSMEFLVLVSLLLHISLAIFAELRWHGAGPVLKFIVWLLYVGANYVGTTALGSLSVSSATGEHQLVALWGAFFLLHLGGPDSITAWSVEDNNLSWRDALEALLRVVGAGYVVWTSVSGSWSLVISAWLMLVLGAYKYGEKILALYRANLDNIRSTVEKKEELVGQNGLDSGCGHCYSPRPWTGSESEYLQEEAEALLYAHSLFENICVHAMVDASDVKEDPAAQEGTSSSLLDRGWKDMCKVVEMQLSLMYDVLYTKASVIHTCPGYCIRVLAPIFTATAFVLFELSDLDQGSRYLRADIMITRVLLGATLLLETASLFRALGSSWAASALRCSKRRWSWLRHAVLCTRRWHRLHSALASLGSLIIFALRLKGGYRRWSGSMGQFNLLRFCSTRDDPDDLCSMLAKMFGVEDEDWWTKFRHSRTIEIPECVKRLLFERVKEMLEDIKGTKETLLDQQHKKHKDEKVDQEIVKDSMAKLDRFRTQRGEAALEGLRRMDLRWSLGDELQEGILTWHIATHVFLFKSNKAKAESAMPYVKAIGTLSSYMMFLLAFRPDMLPGLALRSLYKLTCQDLFRLSSDYRNRSRRCRSRPRRSLWDIIILGLLKRLLRWHGHPCSSRLSQGEETLASILCGDYSIVDAALEDEGEPNANGVPSSAKTANQQHLMNTGSIKSYIPLGSKLADELLRMEETETPGLDFLQAIFNVWVEMLLCSSYRCSRESHAKHLSNGGELTTVVWLTVEHAGLFPIDKDSKVQASIKPPPGPTTPPTPTQDECEATGIGHSEVNIRIYGLF, encoded by the coding sequence ATGGCTGGAGAGGTGTGGGTGCTGGACATAGTATGGCATGTTCTGTTACTTGCTCCTAATGCGGTGGTGAGCTTTTGGAGTAGCTGGTCCATGGAATTCCTGGTTCTCGTGAGCTTGCTCCTGCACATTTCCCTCGCCATCTTCGCAGAGTTGAGATGGCACGGGGCTGGCCCCGTGCTCAAATTCATCGTTTGGCTGTTGTACGTGGGTGCCAACTATGTCGGGACGACCGCCCTGGGCAGCCTCTCAGTCAGTAGCGCCACCGGTGAGCACCAGCTTGTCGCCCTCTGGGGCGCCTTCTTCCTGCTGCACCTCGGTGGCCCCGACAGCATCACCGCCTGGTCGGTCGAAGACAACAATCTCTCCTGGCGCGATGCGCTGGAAGCCTTGCTGCGGGTCGTCGGAGCTGGCTATGTCGTCTGGACGTCGGTTTCCGGCAGCTGGAGCTTGGTCATTTCAGCTTGGCTGATGCTCGTCCTTGGTGCATACAAGTACGGGGAGAAGATACTAGCACTCTACCGTGCAAACCTGGACAACATCCGGAGCACGGTAGAGAAGAAGGAGGAGCTGGTGGGACAGAACGGCTTGGACAGCGGCTGTGGACATTGCTACAGCCCTCGACCATGGAccgggtcggagtcggagtaccTGCAGGAAGAAGCAGAGGCCCTGTTGTATGCTCACTCCCTGTTCGAGAACATTTGCGTGCATGCCATGGTTGATGCTTCGGATGTGAAAGAAGACCCCGCTGCCCAAGAAGGCACGTCGTCATCTCTGCTTGACCGTGGATGGAAAGACATGTGCAAGGTGGTCGAGATGCAGCTCTCCCTGATGTACGACGTCCTCTACACCAAGGCCTCGGTGATCCACACCTGCCCAGGCTACTGCATCCGTGTCTTGGCGCCCATCTTCACCGCCACAGCATTCGTCCTGTTCGAGTTGAGCGACCTCGACCAAGGCAGCCGTTACCTGAGAGCTGACATTATGATCACCCGTGTTTTGCTGGGCGCCACCTTACTCCTGGAGACGGCGTCGCTGTTCAGGGCGCTGGGCTCATCATGGGCTGCATCCGCCTTGCGCTGCAGCAAGCGTCGATGGAGCTGGCTCCGCCATGCAGTCTTGTGCACGAGACGATGGCATCGGCTTCACAGTGCGCTCGCATCCCTTGGCAGCCTCATTATTTTTGCTTTAAGGCTGAAAGGAGGATACAGGAGGTGGTCAGGCAGCATGGGGCAGTTCAACCTGCTGCGCTTCTGCAGCACCCGCGACGATCCAGACGACCTATGCAGCATGCTGGCCAAGATGTTCGGCGTCGAGGACGAGGACTGGTGGACCAAATTCCGTCACTCACGGACAATTGAGATTCCAGAATGTGTCAAGAGGCTGCTGTTCGAGCGTGTAAAGGAGATGCTGGAAGATATCAAGGGTACAAAGGAGACGTTGCTGGATCAACAACACAAGAAACACAAGGACGAAAAGGTCGATCAAGAAATTGTGAAAGATTCGATGGCCAAACTGGACAGGTTCAGGACGCAGAGGGGAGAAGCGGCGCTAGAGGGGCTAAGACGCATGGATCTCCGCTGGAGTCTTGGCGACGAACTCCAAGAGGGCATCCTCACCTGGCATATTGCCACCCATGTTTTCCTCTTCAAGTCCAACAAAGCCAAGGCTGAATCTGCAATGCCATATGTGAAGGCAATCGGGACACTGTCAAGCTACATGATGTTCCTCCTCGCATTTCGCCCTGACATGCTTCCCGGCCTTGCTCTTCGCAGCTTGTACAAACTGACCTGCCAGGATTTATTCCGATTATCGAGTGACTACCGGAACCGGAGTAGGCGGTGCAGATCAAGACCTCGGCGTAGCCTCTGGGACATCATCATCCTAGGTTTGCTCAAGAGATTGTTAAGGTGGCATGGTCATCCTTGCTCATCTAGGCTGTCACAAGGAGAGGAAACGCTCGCAAGCATCTTGTGCGGAGATTACTCCATCGTCGATGCAGCTCTAGAAGATGAAGGTGAACCCAACGCCAACGGGGTCCCCTCAAGTGCCAAAACAGCCAATCAGCAACATCTGATGAATACAGGCAGCATTAAAAGTTACATTCCTCTCGGGAGTAAACTTGCAGATGAACTTCTCCGCATGGAGGAGACTGAGACTCCGGGATTGGACTTCTTGCAAGCCATCTTCAACGTGTGGGTCGAGATGCTGCTCTGCTCAAGCTACCGGTGCAGTCGAGAGTCCCATGCCAAACACCTCAGCAATGGGGGCGAGCTCACAACCGTCGTGTGGCTGACTGTGGAACACGCTGGCCTGTTCCCCATCGACAAAGACAGCAAGGTTCAAGCTTCGATCAAGCCGCCGCCAGGACCTACTACACCGCCcacaccaacacaagatgagtgTGAGGCCACTGGGATTGGGCACTCGGAGGTGAACATACGCATTTACGGGCTATTCTAG